The Pseudophryne corroboree isolate aPseCor3 chromosome 2, aPseCor3.hap2, whole genome shotgun sequence genome has a segment encoding these proteins:
- the SEBOX gene encoding homeobox protein SEBOX, whose amino-acid sequence MENILRSAFFSSRDQQAALCTSKDNVTATGSGAQGKPDAGNGTPSQRKRKRTLYSKWQQVELESVFEVIPYPDISTREHLAKIIRLPESKVQVWFQNRRARKNKSGKLDKSLYRRGSTCHPAHLFLRAASPSHCYNQRDRLITMSLPTNQPMTHGHNDQQITAMQQAGHSAFYQASPPISQQYLGEETYQCAYWHQDPQWQNVTSSTISATSPEYGCQATWYDTQLNDLEQVIMPSHGPYWELFPHTMSEKGSQTSLGYISDVIYNAALLTNLGDV is encoded by the exons ATGGAGAATATACTGAGATCTGCATTCTTCTCCAGCAGGGACCAGCAAGCAGCACTCTGCACCAGTAAGGACAATGTGACGGCCACAG GGTCGGGAGCACAAGGTAAGCCAGATGCAGGGAACGGGACCCCTAGCCAGAGGAAGCGTAAGAGGACCCTATACAGCAAGTGGCAGCAGGTGGAGCTAGAGAGCGTCTTTGAAGTCATCCCTTACCCAGACATCAGCACCAGGGAGCACCTGGCCAAGATCATCAGGCTCCCCGAGTCTAAGGTCCAG GTGTGGTTCCAGAACCGCAGGGCTCGGAAAAACAAGAGCGGCAAGTTGGACAAATCACTTTACAGGAGAGGCTCTACATGTCATCCTGCTCATCTTTTCCTGAGGGCTGCTTCCCCATCACATTGCTATAATCAAAGGGATCGCCTGATTACCATGTCTTTACCTACAAACCAGCCAATGACCCATGGGCACAATGATCAGCAGATAACTGCCATGCAGCAAGCGGGGCACTCAGCCTTTTATCAGGCGTCTCCTCCAATTTCTCAGCAGTACCTGGGAGAGGAGACATATCAGTGTGCCTACTGGCACCAGGATCCACAGTGGCAGAATGTCACCTCCAGCACTATCAGTGCTACAAGCCCAGAATATGGCTGTCAGGCTACCTGGTATGACACACAGCTGAATGATTTGGAGCAAGTCATTATGCCATCCCATGGTCCATATTGGGAGTTATTCCCCCATACTATGAGTGAGAAAGGATCTCAGACCTCTCTCGGATATATATCTGATGTGATTTATAATGCTGCCTTACTTACTAACCTGGGGGATGTCTAG